One segment of Anopheles stephensi strain Indian chromosome 3, UCI_ANSTEP_V1.0, whole genome shotgun sequence DNA contains the following:
- the LOC118511986 gene encoding growth/differentiation factor 8-like, giving the protein MTRPILTQPQIPYIEIVFRDAPKKRIKRNLSLNCDENANETRCCRYPLMVDFEKFGWDWIIAPKRYEASYCAGECMISFLPKYEHTHVMQLSTSAIPCCSPKKMSSIKLLYFDMSYNVIYSTIPNMVVEKCSCS; this is encoded by the coding sequence ATGACCCGCCCAATTCTTACCCAACCCCAGATACCGTACATCGAGATCGTGTTCCGGGACGCACCGAAGAAGCGCATCAAGCGCAACCTCTCGCTCAACTGTGACGAGAATGCGAACGAGACGCGCTGCTGCCGGTACCCGCTGATGGTGGACTTTGAAAAGTTTGGCTGGGACTGGATCATCGCACCGAAGCGGTACGAGGCGTCGTACTGTGCCGGCGAGTGCATGATCAGCTTCCTGCCCAAGTACGAGCACACGCACGTGATGCAGCTCAGCACGTCGGCCATACCGTGCTGCTCGCCGAAGAAGATGAGCTCGATCAAGCTGCTGTACTTCGACATGAGCTACAACGTGATCTACAGCACCATCCCGAACATGGTGGTGGAGAAGTGCAGCTGCTCCTGA
- the LOC118511935 gene encoding zinc finger FYVE domain-containing protein 26 homolog, whose translation MEHFNEYWELFVDRKDSIAKEIIAYYKTLDDHEDGTELSEQCRRFFRKNMTHSPYPTCQLLKLLAMSKIATKNAVIHDVTTAAVLEAFEQQGQVDRNKCYNILANSVMPAKATNRFKLCILKALERNTVELELLMLALFARKSVKLIVHLLPELVGPLQQQQAWAALDKKQHFVIELLQSSANPPYVHQANYIRFVEQAWLANSGGGTFSPTADGLAYLSSPDKSYLTAYLLELQRCYLIQQNLHLDEALLPPKDFPQHATVLGMMLRAKVDLNETDFAKLAAVIRTNRTLNEQIMAMTNAATEMGNSELMALFQVHAIFALYKAIEASSAGPESALLIATNNLDTQLKCLFKEMDMDTFMQTIESIFTMLFVRGELISAEPPPSMPERKNFMCSVALLATLTSSMKSIMITRKHSATFHEANGKLKQRFQTLYDLVTDVCWRLSLFDEHAPSEGTPLDPKCVRPLHLVDMCPVPTALTHTIDASYGEPSSSSGSAKLFRSVESIAAMDFATGQRHRYGYYGTLPKHKSSRRQTRHPPAATVASSNSGGSNKELQRQGSHSVDTTKTDDRNGAELEHTVAVGSMRSVLGSKKNFTKLFATPETLAVMCLTNGRMSFAKQIIECHNLADRPVGKLVERIEQMQHLKHDLAALIKKTERKQEATMGPFGEAQSSDSNSDVLLDDIRLKTAKGFKISKVLSTLETFLKSQTACTEDEVLAPMDRFVSRYPFLSILTGKNLQLSQVVDIIFNLPFNYELNLAIYNFLLKNAQHTTSMASSIAMSTSIAGHGGETSRALVGNYVAFFGTIIDTLQTAHKTLRCSRGSFTDQHLTIAELLSREVCPLDTMENGMVWKRRASFYDTLERCDELDFATDELERIGGALPKAGGGSASLTKVKQYLEHLTKLLLALQPNAGEEAGTGHGDSTKVANLIRTDVQSLMVERLLEKRISFGAGDTMCGMLGINLVQTLGRRILGPKEEPADERELRKVDGLWEFIASKSELLRRLCTIEIDSSRDDGSVKSPIHNYGKLVRTSHKQELPLGCSYVRPNNPPQTELFPLECVRPCCMLEQKEGKYYTKVESVMQDASMEQKALALLANVDRFAVATEWISASEHLLAAIPKSVHDDDQLAILPATRQRLQQKANELRTYVAIGKFLQLPTADACDGWQNAQTFSAANKSLILHQLIDQGEYRVCAEWIKLHPIDAEKELEMFMYAVHKVLTAANTTTIPPPAPGATDAPPDSDDAPIAWLFRIIETMPIEAVVKLYETIMLNIRSVPVVRYMLEYLRRYTTTKPLYQSYQLSLQIFEHLSREEYDGLWNLASRPLLIIEQCLMNSRLELLSAVIRSIRSLLVPDVCAHCYEHREYIRDLRDAVQQQTTTPPLRRYPVHDGLFISHECVDCLLRVYAGKALEYKVFPDVEPSGDALNGDPTHPLGAASRVSSYDSLSEVGQPFVMPKEIPPRDRWVKDEEALHCMCCRRTFSMLNRRHHCRRCGRVVCHACSKKKLRLQSFYEDVAVRVCDDCWRALAETQPAASAPVGPSGAHPRMADSIGSQQFEWQLTGNERYDGVIRDEYSYEYAPSTSQCLAICNLHTPNEEMASFLLYHCAKLEALLRPLHPGIPNPEIDYALVARMLLNLTLGVKVRGGGAEVEKMKEHAEIILSIVHDNCESLLLHTPSMTNHGSLRKLRDALVKAEKWTLALELSLKCGFSLNGVMAAWGMACLRAGCYETAREKFSHCLPRVASEAECEAVLRTIELPAMIATARQVPIVKRPTRCPPLLNEILYALTCTARLGAPSERVIARVNAARQVAAGTAAASHEPTLNILSTLANLRHICQGEFDGDIPGPGAERLARNDSAPIMCSRLFEESMHYLLAYGSHQSVVQFLMRYQQTEVASLRYILAQRVEPDVFLQTVLLPYLQRGELDTVVQRLSDIDDTLLEWREHLRYVCRYLETNDMLNSLYNLQLLLKDPIRASMTCVRFYTLGCRTFADLHAAEHHLKTSVSHLQNELELCNWQEVRLNSTGRAIETHHSLLMKLDPKELNNHINTILLQLEVTKFLATCEAKGRQTVALLPKIFREASQLPTLFGSSHERLQLAILTLVCGQNVEEAFGLSYRIIQDYNLDTQRVYALTAKYFINHGKVEDVGKLLDVIVGNESSTGASDQPAVVSAICDEIVRVSVDVAIARHGTGVHTKVALEALINRASSVAVRIHCYIASGQLKAAYLLANRHQRTGDIRKILRQAELLGQMHVKRLCEARLNHQESAS comes from the exons GAATATTGGGAACTGTTTGTGGACAGAAAAGATTCGATTGCCAAA GAAATTATTGCGTACTACAAAACGCTGGACGACCACGAAGATGGAACCGAACTGTCCGAACAATGTCGCCGATTTTTTCGCAAAAATATGACCCACAGCCCATACCCAACATGTCAGCTGCTGAAACTGTTGGCCATGTCGAAAATCGCGACCAAAAACGCCGTCATTCACGATGTCACCACGGCAGCCGTGCTGGAGGCGTTCGAGCAGCAGGGGCAGGTTGATCGGAACAAGTGCTACAACATCCTGGCGAACAGTGTGATGCCTGCCAAGGCAACCAATCGCTTTAAGCTGTGCATTCTGAAAGCGTTGGAGAGGAACACGGTGGAGCTGGAGCTGTTGATGCTTGCGCTATTTGCAAGGAAAAGTGTCAAGTTGATCGTGCATCTGCTTCCCGAGCTGGTGGGCCCgctgcaacagcaacaggctTGGGCTGCACTCGATAAGAAGCAGCACTTTGTCATCGAGTTGCTGCAAAGCAGTGCAAATCCACCTTACGTGCATCAGGCCAACTACATCCGCTTTGTTGAACAGGCTTGGCTGGCAAATAGTGGCGGCGGTACATTTTCACCCACCGCCGACGGGCTGGCATATTTGTCCAGCCCAGATAAATCGTATCTGACGGCTTACCTGCTGGAGCTACAGCGTTGCTATCTGATACAGCAAAATCTGCACCTCGACGAAGCGCTGCTGCCACCGAAAGATTTTCCCCAGCACGCAACCGTGCTCGGTATGATGCTGCGTGCCAAAGTGGATTTAAATGAGACTGATTTTGCGAAGCTGGCCGCTGTGATAAGAACGAATCGGACGCTAAACGAGCAGATAATGGCCATGACTAACGCGGCGACTGAAATGGGAAACTCCGAACTGATGGCGCTGTTTCAAGTGCACGCAATATTCGCGCTGTACAAAGCAATAGAAGCGTCCAGTGCGGGGCCGGAAAGCGCTCTGCTTATCGCCACAAACAATCTCGACACACAGCTAAAGTGCCTTTTCAAGGAAATGGACATGGACACGTTCATGCAGACGATAGAATCGATCTTCACGATGCTGTTCGTGCGTGGGGAGCTGATTTCCGCTGAGCCGCCACCGAGCATGCCCGAGCGGAAGAATTTTATGTGCAGCGTAGCGCTGCTGGCCACCCTAACGTCCAGCATGAAATCGATCATGATAACGAGGAAGCATTCCGCTACCTTCCACGAGGCGAACGGCAAGCTGAAGCAACGCTTTCAAACGCTCTACGATCTTGTCACCGACGTGTGCTGGCGCTTATCACTGTTTGACGAGCATGCGCCTTCCGAAGGCACCCCACTTGACCCGAAATGCGTCCGCCCGCTTCATCTCGTCGACATGTGCCCCGTGCCGACAGCGCTGACGCATACGATCGACGCCAGCTACGgcgaaccgtcgtcgtcgtcgggcaGCGCCAAACTGTTCCGCAGCGTTGAATCGATCGCGGCCATGGACTTTGCCACCGGCCAACGGCATCGGTACGGGTACTACGGTACACTGCCAAAGCACAAATCTTCCCGCAGACAAACCCGCCATCCGCCAGCGGCCACCGTCGCGTCGAGCAACTCGGGCGGCAGCAACAAGGAGCTGCAGCGGCAAGGCTCGCATTCGGTCGATACGACGAAAACCGACGATCGCAACGGTGCGGAACTGGAGCACACCGTTGCCGTTGGTAGCATGCGCAGCGTTTTGGGGAGCAAGAAAAATTTCACAAAGCTGTTTGCAACGCCCGAGACGCTAGCCGTGATGTGCCTTACCAACGGCAGGATGAGCTTTGCGAAACAAATTATCGAGTGCCATAATCTGGCCGATCGGCCCGTCGGCAAGCTTGTGGAACGAATCGAGCAAATGCAGCATCTCAAGCATGATTTGGCCGCGTTGATAAAGAAGACCGAGCGCAAGCAGGAAGCCACGATGGGGCCGTTCGGTGAAGCGCAATCGAGCGACAGCAACAGCGACGTTCTGTTGGACGACATTCGGCTCAAAACGGCCAAGGGATTTAAAATCTCGAAGGTGCTGAGTACGCTGGAAACGTTTCTAAAGTCGCAAACGGCGTGCACGGAGGACGAGGTCCTAGCACCGATGGACCGGTTCGTATCGCGGTACCCGTTCCTCAGCATCCTCACCGGCAAGAACCTGCAGCTCAGCCAGGTCGTAGACATCATCTTTAACTTACCGTTCAACTACGAGCTGAATCTCGCTATCTACAACTTTTTGCTCAAAAACGCACAGCACACAACGAGCATGGCGTCGAGCATAGCAATGTCCACCAGCATAGCCGGCCACGGGGGCGAAACGTCACGGGCGTTGGTCGGAAATTACGTCGCCTTCTTTGGCACGATCATCGACACGCTTCAGACGGCGCACAAAACGCTACGTTGCTCCAGGGGCAGTTTCACCGACCAGCACCTCACCATCGCCGAGCTGCTGTCGCGCGAAGTCTGCCCGCTGGACACGATGGAAAACGGGATGGTGTGGAAAAGGCGGGCCAGCTTTTACGACACGCTCGAGCGTTGCGACGAGCTGGACTTTGCGACGGACGAACTGGAACGAATCGGCGGTGCACTGCCGAAGGCCGGCGGTGGGTCCGCATCGCTGACGAAGGTGAAACAATATTTAGAACATTTGACAAAGTTACTGCTCGCGCTGCAGCCGAACGCAGGTGAGGAGGCCGGCACTGGGCACGGTGATTCTACCAAAGTAGCAAACCTTATACGCACGGACGTTCAAAGTCTCATGGTGGAACGTTTGCTCGAGAAGCGCATTTCGTTTGGCGCCGGAGACACCATGTGCGGAATGTTGGGCATCAATCTGGTGCAAACGTTAGGCAGGAGAATCCTTGGCCCGAAGGAAGAACCGGCCGACGAACGCGAGTTGCGGAAGGTGGACGGTTTGTGGGAATTTATCGCCAGCAAAAGTGAGCTCTTGCGCCGCTTATGTACGATCGAAATCGACAGTTCCCGGGACGATGGCAGCGTAAAGTCACCAATCCACAACTACGGCAAGCTGGTGCGCACTAGTCATAAGCAAGAGTTGCCGCTCGGCTGTAGCTATGTGCGGCCGAACAATCCGCCGCAAACAGAGCTCTTCCCGCTGGAATGTGTCCGACCTTGCTGCATGCTGGAgcagaaggaaggaaaatacTATACCAAGGTAGAGTCCGTCATGCAAGACGCTTCCATGGAACAGAAGGCCCTCGCGTTACTCGCAAACGTGGATAGGTTTGCGGTGGCAACTGAATGGATAAGCGCATCCGAGCATCTGCTGGCAGCTATTCCCAAGAGCgtccacgacgacgaccagtTGGCAATACTACCCGCCACACGCCAACGGCTGCAGCAGAAGGCAAACGAGCTCCGAACGTACGTGGCGATTGGGAAATTTCTTCAGCTTCCCACCGCGGACGCGTGCGATGGTTGGCAGAACGCGCAGACATTTTCCGCGGCCAATAAAAGCCTCATCCTGCATCAGCTGATCGATCAGGGCGAGTACCGGGTGTGCGCCGAATGGATCAAGCTGCACCCGATCGACGCGGAAAAGGAGCTGGAGATGTTTATGTACGCCGTGCACAAGGTGTTGACCGccgccaacaccaccaccataccACCGCCGGCTCCCGGGGCGACCGATGCTCCGCCGGACAGCGATGACGCACCGATCGCGTGGCTCTTCCGCATCATTGAAACGATGCCGATCGAAGCCGTGGTGAAGCTGTACGAAACGATAATGCTCAACATCCGGAGCGTGCCGGTGGTTCGGTACATGCTGGAGTACCTGCGCCGCTACACCACAACGAAACCGCTCTACCAAAGCTATCAGCTGTCGTTGCAAATCTTCGAACACTTGTCGCGCGAAGAATACGACGGGCTGTGGAATCTGGCCAGCCGTCCGCTGCTCATAATCGAGCAGTGTTTGATGAATTCGCGGCTCGAGCTACTGTCGGCAGTGATACGCTCGATCCGCAGTCTGCTGGTGCCGGATGTCTGTGCGCACTGTTACGAGCACCGGGAGTACATTCGCGATCTCCGGGATGCTGTGCAGCAACAGACGACGACGCCGCCACTTCGGCGATATCCCGTCCACGATGGGCTTTTCATTAGCCACGAGTGCGTCGACTGTCTGTTGCGCGTGTATGCCGGCAAGGCGCTGGAGTACAAAGTGTTCCCAGACGTCGAACCGTCCGGCGACGCATTGAACGGCGATCCGACGCACCCGCTGGGAGCGGCAAGCCGTGTGTCGAGCTACGATTCGCTCAGCGAGGTCGGCCAACCGTTCGTGATGCCGAAAGAGATACCGCCGCGCGACCGTTGGGTGAAGGACGAGGAGGCGCTGCACTGCATGTGCTGTCGGCGAACATTTTCGATGCTTAACCGCCGCCACCACTGCCGCCGGTGTGGTCGCGTTGTGTGCCACGCTTGCTCGAAGAAAAAGTTGCGGCTGCAAAGCTTTTACGAGGATGTTGCCGTGCGAGTGTGTGACGATTGTTGGCGTGCGCTGGCGGAAACGCAACCAGCGGCGAGCGCACCGGTCGGTCCGAGTGGAGCGCACCCGCGGATGGCCGACTCCATCGGCAGTCAGCAGTTCGAGTGGCAGCTGACGGGCAACGAGCGGTACGATGGCGTGATCCGCGACGAGTACAGCTACGAGTATGCGCCGTCCACGAGCCAGTGTCTGGCGATCTGCAATCTGCACACACCGAACGAAGAGATGGCCAGCTTTCTGCTGTATCACTGTGCCAAGCTGGAGGCGCTGCTGCGTCCGCTCCACCCCGGCATTCCGAACCCCGAGATCGATTACGCGCTCGTAGCTCGCATGCTGCTGAACCTAACGCTCGGCGTCAAGGTGCGGGGCGGCGGGGCGGAGGTGGAGAAGATGAAGGAGCACGCCGAAATCATTCTCTCGATCGTGCACGACAACTGCGaatcgctgctgctgcacacacCGTCCATGACCAACCATGGCAGCTTGCGCAAGCTGCGCGACGCGCTCGTGAAGGCGGAAAAGTGGACGCTGGCACTGGAGCTGTCGCTCAAGTGTGGCTTCTCGCTGAACGGCGTGATGGCCGCCTGGGGGATGGCCTGCCTGCGAGCCGGCTGTTACGAGACTGCGCGGGAAAAGTTCTCCCACTGTCTGCCGCGCGTCGCGTCCGAGGCCGAATGTGAGGCGGTGCTGCGTACGATCGAGCTGCCGGCGATGATCGCCACTGCCCGCCAAGTGCCGATCGTGAAGCGTCCCACCCGATGTCCTCCACTGCTGAACGAAATCCTGTACGCTTTAACGTGCACAGCCCGGCTGGGCGCACCGTCCGAGCGTGTGATCGCCAGGGTGAATGCGGCAAGACAGGTTGCGGCTGGCACTGCGGCCGCCTCCCACGAACCGACGCTAAACATTCTCAGCACGCTGGCGAACCTGCGCCACATCTGTCAGGGTGAGTTCGATGGCGACATACCCGGCCCGGGCGCGGAACGGTTGGCGCGCAACGACAGTGCGCCAATCATGTGTAGCCGGCTGTTTGAGGAATCCATGCACTATCTGCTCGCGTACGGTTCGCATCAGAGCGTGGTACAGTTTCTGATGCGCTACCAGCAGACGGaggtggcctcgcttcgctACATACTGGCGCAGCGCGTCGAGCCGGACGTGTTCCTGCAGACCGTTCTGCTGCCGTACCTGCAGCGCGGCGAGCTGGACACGGTCGTGCAGCGGCTGTCGGACATCGACGACACGTTGCTCGAGTGGCGTGAGCACCTTCGCTACGTctgccgctatctcgagacgAACGACATGCTGAACAGCCTGTACAacttgcagctgctgctgaaggaCCCGATACGCGCCAGCATGACCTGCGTGCGGTTCTACACGCTGGGCTGCCGCACCTTTGCCGATCTGCACGCGGCCGAGCATCATCTCAAAACTAGCGTTTCCCATCTGCAG AACGAGCTGGAACTCTGCAACTGGCAAGAGGTGCGCCTGAACAGCACCGGGCGAGCCATCGAAACGCACCACTCGCTGCTGATGAAGCTCGATCCGAAGGAGTTGAACAATCACATCAACACCATTCTGCTGCAGCTCGAGGTCACCAAATTTCTGGCCACTTGTGAAGCGAAAGGACGCCAAACGGTTGCGTTGCTGCCAAAG ATTTTTCGTGAAGCGTCCCAACTGCCAACTCTGTTTGGTTCGAGCCACGAAAGGCTACAGCTCGCCATACTGACATTGGTTTGCGGACAAAACGTGGAAGAGGCCTTCGGTCTTTCGTACAG AATCATCCAAGACTATAACCTCGACACGCAGCGAGTGTACGCGCTGACGGCCAAGTATTTTATCAACCATGGCAAAGTTGAGGACGTCGGTAAGCTGCTGGACGTGATCGTCGGCAACGAGAGCAGCACCGGTGCGTCCGATCAACCCGCCGTCGTGTCAGCCATCTGCGACGAGATTGTGCGAGTTTCGGTGGATGTTGCCATTGCCCGCCACGGAACCGGCGTCCATACGAAGGTCGCGTTGGAAGCATTGATTAACCGGGCAAGCTCGGTGGCGGTACGTATCCATTGTTACATTGCGTCTGGTCAGCTGAAGGCGGCCTATCTGCTGGCAAACCGGCACCAGCGGACGGGTGACATTCGGAAAATTTTACGCCAAGCTGAACTGCTCGGTCAGATGCACGTGAAGCGGTTGTGCGAGGCGCGGCTTAACCATCAGGAGAGTGCTTCGTAA